ATAGTATTCAATATCCTGATCCTTGTGTCTTTTTCCTTAGTCTTTTAGAAATAACCCTTTGGTCGCTGATTTGGTGTTTTCGTCCATTTCATGAATTTGGCCCAGTACTTCTATTACAGCCATTAAACCATTAAACATGCGTTCTTCCGGGGTTTTGGCCCAGGGTGCCCGTTCAAAAGCATACTCTATCTGGGCTAGTTCCTGCCAGGAGTAACCGGTAGCAGTAATTTGTTCTTTGGCCTGACCAGTAAAGTTCCAGGGGCGTCTTACCTGGGCAATTTCAAAGCTAACCGTTACAAAAACCAGTGGCCAGGCTACCTGGCGGCCAACCCACTTAAAATCATTAGTGTATTTAATATTCATTTTGGCCGCAATGATATTACCTACCGCACAGGCATGGCAGTTGCCCTGCACCAATGAGTTATTCAGATAAGCGTTTACCAGTATTTTCACGGTATTGTCAAAAAGCTCCTTGTTTTTCATATTGCATCTATTCTTTAGGTAAGCAAAAATCTTATACAATCCGGATCCAGGTCAGGGCGCACGGCTCTCTTTATTTTTCGTTTTTGTAGCAAATAAGTTGCCCGATAAACCGATAATTATCAGGTAAAAAGAAGCAAAGAGCAGTGCTGGAAAAGAAAAATTTGAAAAAAATAACTCCGCAATAAAGGCTGATGTTTGATTTTAATTCCAATAGAGTAAAGCCGGATTATTTCGGGCAATTTTTTATATTTAATTCCGCATTCCCCAAAAAGCCATGGTCACTCCTAAGCCTTATGTACGCATGTTGAAATATTGGTACACGTTGGTGTTTCTATTTTTTACCGTTATTCCGCTGCGGGCCCAATCTAAACTCAAATCAGATGGAGCGTCCGATAAAAAGGCAATAGGAGCTGTGGTGCAAACCTTATTTGATAGCATGTGGGCTGGCGATAGTACAAAAGCCCGGTCGGTTATGGCGCCTAATCTGCGCCTGATTATAATTGCAAAAAATCCGGAAGGAGAAATGGTAACCCGTGAAACTTCGGGTAAGCAGTTTTTAAAAATGCTGGCCTCGCAGCCCGCCAAAACCCTCGACGAACGATCCTGGAACGGCCAGTTGCAGGTAGATGGCGATTTAGCTTCGTATTGGTGCGAGTATGCTTTCTTTAATGCGGGTAAGTTTAGCCACTGCGGGGTCGATGTGTTTCAATTATACCGCTCCCCGCAAGGCTGGAAAATCGTGAACCTGGCCTACAACATGCGCCGCGATAATTGCGACATGCAAGCCATTCCGCCCCGGTAAATTTTTAAGAATTTAAAAAATCAGCCATATCACTTGCTTTCAAACTATGCTGATTTTAGCGTAATTTATTTGGTGTTGAAGAAATTCATGGTACGTTCCAGGCCAATAGTACCGAACGAAATGCTCATTTCGGCGGCTTTTTCAATTAAACCAGGCAGTTCCACTTGCTCATCCGGCGTAAAAGGGCTGAGTACGTAATCTACCTGGCGGCCTTTGGCAAATTGGGCATCTACGCCAAAACGCAACCGGGGATAATCCTGCGAACCCAGGGTTTCTTCGATGTGCTTGAGGCCATTGTGCCCACCCGCCGAGCCTTTGGCCCGCATGCGCAATTTGCCATACGGTAAAGCTAAATCGTCGGTGATTACCAGCATTTGGCTGGCCGGAATTTTTAAACTATTTAACCAATGACTTACCGCTTTCCCGCTTAAGTTCATGTAGGTAGTTGGTTTTACTAAAGTAAAAGACCGGCCTTTGGTTTTTATTTCGGTTACAAAGCTATGCCGGCCGGTGTCAAAAGTGGCTCCATGTTTTTTAGCCAGGTAATCCAGAACCATAAAACCAATGTTATGCCGGGTGTTGGCGTATTCCGGGCCAATGTTTCCTAAACCAACTAATAAATATTTCATCTCGCGTGGTACGTCTGTAGCTGCTGCTGCCTTTTGGGAGTCAGCGGCCAAGTAATTTTTAAATTTTTGAAAAATCTTTAACAACGAGTATTTTTAAAAAAGTAGCAAGCCTGTATCGTAATTTGTTCGGGAAAAGCTTACGGGCTTTATTAAAAGCAAAAATCCCACCGGTAGAAAACAGATGGGATTTTGTACAAAAAAATAAAATAAATTATTTCTCGTTTTGCTGTTGCTTAAGCGCCCGCGGAATAGTTACGGTAGCTACCGGCGAAGCAGGGTTAGATAAAATAGTATAGTTAGCTGCCTGAATTTTATTA
The sequence above is a segment of the Adhaeribacter swui genome. Coding sequences within it:
- a CDS encoding nuclear transport factor 2 family protein; amino-acid sequence: MLKYWYTLVFLFFTVIPLRAQSKLKSDGASDKKAIGAVVQTLFDSMWAGDSTKARSVMAPNLRLIIIAKNPEGEMVTRETSGKQFLKMLASQPAKTLDERSWNGQLQVDGDLASYWCEYAFFNAGKFSHCGVDVFQLYRSPQGWKIVNLAYNMRRDNCDMQAIPPR
- the pth gene encoding aminoacyl-tRNA hydrolase — translated: MKYLLVGLGNIGPEYANTRHNIGFMVLDYLAKKHGATFDTGRHSFVTEIKTKGRSFTLVKPTTYMNLSGKAVSHWLNSLKIPASQMLVITDDLALPYGKLRMRAKGSAGGHNGLKHIEETLGSQDYPRLRFGVDAQFAKGRQVDYVLSPFTPDEQVELPGLIEKAAEMSISFGTIGLERTMNFFNTK